One window from the genome of Serinibacter salmoneus encodes:
- a CDS encoding GNAT family N-acetyltransferase, whose product MAQGGDVRLAALNATHWEQVYAIYAAGIETGHATFSDTPPTWAQFDREKLPILRTVALDGDGRVLGWVACSPTNTRLVYVGVLEVSIYVSPEARERGIGGKLLRNTVRESEDAGFWTLQSAVFPENAASIRLHESAGFRVIGTRERVGKMTHGPMAGVWRDTVLLERRSPVVGS is encoded by the coding sequence ATGGCACAAGGAGGCGACGTCCGGCTCGCAGCGCTCAATGCGACCCATTGGGAGCAGGTGTACGCGATCTACGCCGCCGGTATCGAGACGGGCCACGCGACCTTCTCCGACACCCCACCCACCTGGGCGCAGTTCGATCGGGAGAAGCTGCCGATCCTGCGCACCGTGGCGCTGGACGGCGATGGGCGGGTGCTCGGCTGGGTGGCCTGCTCGCCCACCAACACGCGCCTGGTGTACGTGGGGGTGCTGGAGGTCTCGATCTACGTATCGCCCGAGGCACGGGAGCGCGGGATCGGCGGGAAACTGCTGCGCAACACCGTCCGGGAGAGCGAGGATGCCGGTTTCTGGACCCTGCAGTCCGCGGTGTTCCCGGAGAACGCCGCGAGCATCCGACTGCACGAGTCCGCGGGGTTCCGGGTGATCGGCACCCGCGAGCGCGTGGGGAAGATGACGCACGGCCCCATGGCGGGCGTCTGGCGGGACACGGTGCTGCTGGAGCGCCGCTCCCCCGTCGTCGGCTCCTGA
- a CDS encoding bifunctional proline dehydrogenase/L-glutamate gamma-semialdehyde dehydrogenase: MAKEKTRAQVRESDAPAAMEHLVEPALALAQQWSNAASAGASKAENAASDTLAQLVADPAGLDLAVAFVDRVARPEDPAVAARELAHLPAEAAAAFLTPSDRALFAVGQKVAPLAPEVVVPAARMRLRQLVGHLVVDAEDAALTKRLARARSEGYRLNINLLGEAVLGEKEAASRVQRTIALLRRGDVDYVSIKVSSLVSQISHWDSPGTVARVLTRLRPLYREAVRRGAFVNLDMEEYHDLDLTIEVFEALLAEEEFADLDAGIVLQAYLPDAPAALERIIEISRRRVAAGGKRVKVRLVKGANLAMERVEAEQHDWPQAPHVSKAASDATYVRMMERALQSEVAAVLRIGVAGHNLPHLALAHLLATERGVSDALDIEMLQGMAPAQSRAVRETIGRTVLLYTPVVAKADFDVAVSYLVRRLEENASPENYLHQSLTQEGQQEARERFVASVRGAASVTTTPRRRGEPAPVPPLEEPFRNAADADPSVAIIREKATAAMASRPDLTPTSAQASSLEEVDDVVALAQAAAEVWGQVSAPQRAAVLADVADRLEARRWEILSVMAHEAGKTAGEGDPEVTEAIDFARYYARSALALADVDATFTPVPVTLVTPPWNFPVAICAGGLLAALAAGSAVILKPSPSATRCGEVVADVIREALAAAGHDPETLQVLRVPEDEVGKHLITHDGVDQVILTGAMETARLFADWRAERPGGPAVYAETSGKNAIIVTPSADIDLAVADVVRSAFGHAGQKCSAASLVILVGSMATSRRFRNQLLDAVSSLRVGVPQDLGTGMGPVIEAPSGKLERALTTLEPGERWAIAPQQLPAPAGSEQWQGHLWRPGVRSGVRPGSWFHLTECFGPVLGVMTAATLTEAIDIQNQVAFGLTGGLQSLDAQEIAQWLEEVEVGNAYINRHITGAIVQRQSFGGWKASVMGPGAKAGGPGYVAQLGTWSEDAERWSQRAALTDDAIDLAEVRAADAAWAAQALAGSDPTGLASQENTLRYRPFPAITVRAAAGSSRWDLRRALAAAETVGVQRVVVSVDPSLPVTAEPADSPACVVSWRTETEEDFAARVAQGTSTERIRWIGARGESAPSGTWSAAVQAEVTLIDAPVFTDPELELRTVTREQAISRTKHRYGHLHA, from the coding sequence GTGGCGAAGGAGAAGACCCGGGCGCAGGTACGCGAGAGCGATGCACCGGCTGCGATGGAGCACCTGGTGGAGCCGGCACTGGCGCTGGCTCAGCAGTGGTCGAATGCCGCGAGCGCCGGCGCGAGCAAGGCGGAGAACGCGGCCTCGGACACCCTCGCCCAACTCGTGGCGGACCCGGCCGGGCTCGATCTGGCGGTGGCGTTCGTGGACCGGGTGGCCCGCCCCGAGGACCCGGCCGTCGCCGCGCGTGAACTCGCGCACCTGCCGGCCGAGGCGGCCGCGGCGTTCCTGACGCCGAGCGACCGGGCGCTGTTCGCCGTCGGGCAGAAGGTGGCGCCCCTGGCCCCGGAGGTGGTGGTGCCGGCCGCGCGGATGCGGCTGCGTCAGCTCGTGGGTCACCTGGTGGTGGACGCCGAGGACGCCGCGCTGACCAAGCGCCTGGCCCGCGCCCGCAGCGAGGGTTACCGGCTGAACATCAACCTGCTCGGTGAGGCCGTGCTCGGGGAGAAGGAGGCGGCCTCCCGGGTGCAGCGCACGATCGCGCTGCTGCGCCGCGGCGACGTGGACTACGTCTCGATCAAGGTCTCCTCCCTGGTCTCGCAGATCTCCCACTGGGACTCCCCGGGCACGGTGGCCCGGGTGCTGACCCGGCTGCGCCCGCTGTACCGCGAGGCGGTGCGCCGCGGCGCCTTCGTGAACCTGGACATGGAGGAGTACCACGACCTCGACCTCACCATCGAGGTGTTCGAGGCGCTGCTCGCGGAGGAGGAGTTCGCCGACCTGGACGCGGGGATCGTGCTGCAGGCCTACCTGCCGGACGCCCCGGCGGCCCTGGAGCGGATCATCGAGATCTCCCGCCGCCGGGTCGCCGCCGGCGGCAAGCGCGTGAAGGTGCGCCTGGTCAAGGGCGCCAACCTCGCGATGGAGCGGGTGGAGGCCGAGCAGCACGACTGGCCGCAGGCCCCGCACGTCTCCAAGGCCGCGAGCGACGCCACCTACGTGCGGATGATGGAGCGCGCCCTGCAGAGCGAGGTGGCGGCCGTGCTGCGCATCGGCGTGGCCGGTCACAACCTGCCGCACCTGGCCCTGGCGCACCTGCTGGCCACCGAGCGTGGCGTGAGCGACGCCCTGGACATCGAGATGCTGCAGGGCATGGCCCCGGCGCAGTCCCGCGCGGTGCGCGAGACGATCGGGCGCACCGTGCTGCTGTACACCCCGGTGGTGGCCAAGGCGGACTTCGACGTGGCCGTCTCCTACCTGGTGCGCCGGTTGGAGGAGAACGCCTCCCCGGAGAACTACCTGCATCAGAGCCTCACGCAGGAGGGCCAGCAGGAGGCGCGCGAGCGGTTCGTCGCCTCCGTGCGCGGCGCCGCCAGCGTCACCACCACGCCCCGGCGCCGGGGCGAGCCCGCCCCGGTCCCGCCGCTGGAGGAGCCCTTCCGCAACGCGGCCGACGCCGACCCGTCCGTGGCGATCATCCGGGAGAAGGCCACCGCCGCCATGGCCTCGCGCCCCGACCTGACGCCCACCAGCGCCCAGGCGTCCTCGCTCGAGGAGGTCGACGACGTGGTCGCGCTCGCGCAGGCCGCCGCCGAGGTCTGGGGCCAGGTCAGCGCGCCGCAGCGGGCCGCCGTGCTCGCGGACGTCGCGGACCGGCTGGAGGCCAGACGCTGGGAGATCCTCTCGGTGATGGCGCACGAGGCGGGCAAGACCGCCGGGGAGGGCGACCCGGAGGTCACCGAGGCGATCGACTTCGCCCGCTACTACGCCCGCAGCGCCCTGGCGTTGGCGGATGTGGACGCCACCTTCACCCCGGTGCCGGTCACCCTGGTCACCCCGCCGTGGAACTTCCCGGTCGCGATCTGCGCGGGCGGGCTGCTGGCCGCGCTCGCGGCGGGCTCCGCGGTGATCCTCAAGCCCTCCCCGAGCGCCACCCGGTGCGGTGAGGTGGTCGCGGACGTGATCCGGGAGGCGCTGGCCGCCGCCGGCCACGACCCCGAGACGCTGCAGGTGCTGCGGGTCCCGGAGGATGAGGTGGGCAAGCACCTGATCACGCACGACGGCGTGGACCAGGTGATCCTGACCGGCGCCATGGAGACGGCTCGCCTGTTCGCCGACTGGCGCGCCGAGCGCCCGGGCGGGCCGGCCGTGTACGCGGAGACGTCGGGGAAGAACGCGATCATCGTGACCCCGAGCGCGGACATCGACCTGGCCGTGGCGGATGTGGTGCGCAGCGCGTTCGGGCACGCGGGGCAGAAGTGCTCCGCGGCGTCCCTGGTGATCCTGGTGGGGTCGATGGCCACCTCCCGCCGCTTCCGCAACCAGTTGCTCGACGCCGTCTCCTCCCTGCGTGTGGGGGTGCCGCAGGACCTGGGCACGGGCATGGGCCCGGTGATCGAGGCCCCCAGCGGGAAACTGGAGCGCGCGTTGACCACGCTGGAACCGGGGGAGCGGTGGGCCATCGCGCCCCAGCAGCTGCCCGCGCCGGCGGGCAGCGAGCAGTGGCAGGGGCACCTGTGGCGGCCCGGCGTGCGCTCGGGTGTGCGCCCCGGCTCCTGGTTCCACCTGACGGAGTGCTTCGGCCCGGTGCTCGGCGTGATGACCGCCGCGACCCTGACCGAGGCGATCGACATCCAGAACCAGGTCGCCTTCGGTCTCACCGGGGGCCTGCAGTCCCTGGATGCGCAGGAGATCGCGCAGTGGCTGGAGGAGGTCGAGGTGGGCAACGCCTACATCAACCGCCACATCACCGGTGCGATCGTGCAGCGGCAGTCCTTCGGCGGCTGGAAGGCCTCGGTGATGGGTCCGGGCGCCAAGGCGGGCGGCCCCGGGTACGTGGCCCAGCTCGGCACGTGGAGCGAGGACGCCGAGCGCTGGTCGCAGCGGGCGGCGCTGACCGACGACGCGATCGACCTGGCCGAGGTGCGCGCCGCGGACGCAGCCTGGGCGGCCCAGGCACTGGCGGGCAGCGACCCCACGGGCCTGGCCTCGCAGGAGAACACGTTGCGCTACCGCCCCTTCCCGGCGATCACGGTGCGCGCCGCGGCGGGGTCCTCGCGCTGGGACCTGCGCCGGGCGCTGGCGGCGGCCGAGACGGTCGGGGTGCAGCGGGTCGTGGTGAGCGTGGACCCGAGTCTGCCGGTCACCGCCGAACCGGCCGATTCACCGGCCTGCGTGGTGAGTTGGCGCACCGAGACCGAGGAGGACTTCGCCGCCCGGGTGGCGCAGGGCACCAGCACCGAGCGGATCCGGTGGATCGGCGCCCGGGGTGAGTCCGCGCCGTCGGGCACCTGGAGCGCCGCGGTGCAGGCCGAGGTGACCCTCATCGATGCGCCGGTGTTCACCGACCCCGAGTTGGAGCTGCGCACGGTGACCCGGGAGCAGGCGATCTCCCGCACCAAGCACCGCTACGGGCACCTGCACGCCTGA
- a CDS encoding thymidylate synthase translates to MTSQPRPPYEDLLERVLTQGTPKGDRTGTGTRSIFGAQLRFDLSEGFPLVTTKRVHLKSVVHELLWFLQGDSNVRYLQENGVRIWNEWADADGDLGPVYGVQWRSWPTPDGGHIDQLAGVMEQIRRNPDSRRLLVSAWNVADLDAMALAPCHAFFQFYVADGRLSLQLYQRSADMFLGVPFNIASYALLTHMVAQQADLAVGDFIWTGGDCHIYDNHLEQVRTQLARDPYPLPRLELRRADSLFDYTFEDISVHGYIHHPAISAPVAV, encoded by the coding sequence ATGACGTCGCAGCCCCGGCCGCCGTACGAGGACCTCCTGGAGCGCGTGCTCACCCAGGGCACCCCCAAGGGGGACCGCACGGGCACCGGCACCCGCAGCATCTTCGGCGCCCAACTCCGCTTCGACCTGTCCGAGGGCTTCCCCCTGGTCACCACCAAGCGGGTGCACCTGAAGTCCGTGGTCCACGAGCTGCTCTGGTTCCTCCAGGGGGACAGCAATGTGCGCTACCTGCAGGAGAACGGGGTGCGGATCTGGAACGAGTGGGCCGATGCGGACGGCGACCTCGGCCCCGTCTACGGCGTGCAGTGGCGCTCCTGGCCCACCCCGGACGGCGGACACATCGACCAGCTCGCGGGCGTGATGGAGCAGATCCGCCGCAACCCCGACTCCCGCCGACTGCTCGTCTCGGCCTGGAACGTCGCCGACCTGGATGCCATGGCGCTGGCGCCCTGCCACGCCTTCTTCCAGTTCTACGTGGCCGACGGGCGCCTCTCGCTGCAGCTCTACCAGCGCAGCGCCGACATGTTCCTGGGCGTGCCGTTCAATATCGCCTCCTATGCGCTGCTGACCCACATGGTGGCGCAGCAGGCCGACCTGGCGGTCGGGGACTTCATCTGGACCGGCGGGGACTGCCACATCTACGACAATCATCTCGAGCAGGTGCGCACCCAACTCGCGCGCGATCCCTACCCGCTTCCCCGCCTGGAACTACGGCGCGCGGACTCCCTGTTCGACTACACCTTTGAGGACATCTCGGTGCACGGGTATATCCATCACCCCGCGATCAGCGCTCCCGTGGCAGTGTGA
- a CDS encoding OsmC family protein, protein MADDAAPDPILLARYLGDHRWEGRNERGASVAVGPEGEDGVFSPGELLAIAVAACTGMSAERRITSELGDEVALSVGATRHKNAEENRYERIAVELVVAASQMDPERRERMLRTARTAVDKLCTVSRSVTAGLEVDLTLEGEA, encoded by the coding sequence ATGGCCGACGACGCAGCCCCCGACCCGATCCTTCTCGCCCGGTACCTGGGTGACCACAGGTGGGAGGGCCGCAACGAGCGGGGGGCGAGCGTCGCCGTCGGGCCGGAGGGGGAGGACGGCGTGTTCTCCCCGGGTGAGTTGCTCGCCATCGCGGTGGCGGCGTGCACCGGGATGAGCGCGGAGCGGCGGATCACCTCCGAACTCGGCGATGAGGTCGCGCTGTCGGTGGGCGCCACACGGCACAAGAACGCGGAGGAGAACCGGTACGAGCGGATCGCCGTCGAACTCGTTGTGGCGGCCTCCCAGATGGACCCGGAGCGCCGGGAGCGCATGCTGCGCACGGCGCGCACCGCCGTCGACAAACTCTGCACGGTCTCGCGGTCGGTCACCGCCGGCCTCGAGGTCGACCTCACCCTGGAGGGCGAGGCGTAG